A segment of the Entomomonas moraniae genome:
AATAACACCTTCCTCTAAAACCATTAAGCTTTTTTCTAACAAAATAATATCAGCTGACTCTTTAGCAATATCTGTAGCAGAATCCACTGAGATTCCGACATCGGCATCCCGTAATGCGGGGGCATCGTTAATACCATCACCCAAGAAACCAACAGTATGACCATTAGCTTGCAATGCTTTTAATACCCGTGATTTTTGTAAAGGTGTTAATTTAGCAAAGATAGTATGTTCTTCAACTTTTTGTCTTAACATGGACTCATCAAATTGCTCAATGTCTTTACCTAATAAAGGTTCCCCCACTTCAATGCCCACTTCACGGCAAATTTTAGAGGTAATGATTGGATTATCACCTGTTAAAACTTTTACGCCAACACCATTGTCACGCAATGCAGTAATAGCTGAGCTTGCTGAATCTTTAGGTGGGTCTAAGAAGGTTAAAAATCCTTCAACAACTAAATCTGACTCATCAGCCACACCATATTGATGGCGATTATCATCTTCAGGTAATACACGTGTTCCTAACACTAGTACACGGAAACCATCATTATTGTATTCATCAGCAAGAGTAAGAAGATGTTGGCGACGCTCATCAGTTAAAGGTAGTAATTGTCCATTTTCACGAACATGACTAGAAACAGATAACATTTCTTCAACGGCGCCTTTACACACCAATAGTTTATTTTCTTGATTTTTTACAATTACAGAGAGGCGACGACGAATAAAGTCAAAAGGTAACTCATCCACTTTTTGCCATTCTTTAGGTTTTTTAAACTCAGGATTTTTCTTAGCAAAACGGACAATCGCCTTATCCATTAAGTTTTTAACACCACTTTGATGATGGCTATTTAACCAAGCAAGTTGTAAGAGCTCATCACGCTTAGCACCATTAATGTCCACATGGCGCTCTAAAATAATTTTATCTTGCGTTAATGTACCTGTTTTATCAGTACAAAGAATATCCATTGCCCCAAAGTTTTGAATAGCATTTAAACGCTTTACTACGACTTTACGACGAGACATTGCTACCGCACCCTTGGCTAAGTTAGCGCTAACGATCATCGGTAACATTTCAGGAGTTAAACCTACTGCAACTGCTAAAGCAAACATTAATGCTTCAGTCCAATCACCTTTGGTAAAACCATTGATAAAAAATACAATAGGTACCATGATAAGCATAAAGCGAATCAATAACCAACTAACACTATTAACACCACGATCAAATGCTGTTTGAGAACGTGAGCCCACAATAGATTTAGCCAATGAACCAAAATAAGTATTAGCACCTGTAGCGACTACAACGGCTGTTGCTGTACCACTGACGACATTGGTTCCCATAAAGCACATATTGGGTAAATCTAAAATATCGTAATCGCCCGCAGCTACAGCTACCGCACCTGCTGTTTTTTCTTTTACATTGCCGAGAGTATCGTATTTCTCAACTGGGATAGACTCCCCTGTTAATACTGCTTGGCTAATAAATAAATCACGGGAATCAATCAAGCGAACATCCGCTGGAATCATGTCTCCCGCAGAAAGCTGTACAATATCACCTACAACGATATTGCGCATATCCACTTCTTCTAACTTAGGATTTTCTCCTGCTTTATTACGACGTAAGACAGTGACAGTTGTTTTAACCATCGCTTTTAATGCTTCAGCGGCCTTATTTGAACGATACTCTTGCCAAAAACGCATCAATCCACTCAATACCACCATGGTAACAACAATAATAACACCCGTTAGATCAGTTTCTTCACCACTGCGGTAAGGTAACCAAAAATCAGTATAGAAATTAATGGCACTTAGCGCCATCAGAACATAAATAAAAGGATTATTAAACGCCATTAATAACTGAATAAAAGCAGGTGGCGCTTTATCGTGAGCGACTTCATTCGCTCCATGTTGTAAGAGTCTGTCCTCAACCTCTAGAATATTTAGTCCTTCACGGCTTGTGTTGAGGTTGTCTAGGGTTTTTTCTAATGTATTTTTTGCTTCTTCAACAACGGGTAAATGCTGTTGATTACTTTTGCGCATGTCTTGATTTTTTACATGCTCTTTATTCACTGCTACAGTCATTACATCTTCTCCTGCCCACTGTGGACAAGAGAAACTAACTGTCTAACTAAATATTAGGCACGAAAGATCCCATTTACCACAGTGGTAAATAAAGTTATTGATAGATTGTTTAATCGTTTATTCCGAAAAGACCAAATACTAGGGTCAGGTTCAGAAAGATCACAACTCGGTGGTTCTTCCATGGTTACTCCTTAATATTAAATAATAATCAAGCATCGCTATCGCTTAAACAACGTTGCCTAATGAATTGAAAAGTAGATTGAGTTAATCAGACCAATACACTAGCACACCAATAAAAAACTTCTCGGCGACTCTTCTTCTGGTTGATTAGAGAATAGAAAACTACGTTCTAAATGCTTTGAGTTAGCATTCTTTTTCCAAACTGTTGCTTTAGGAAAAGTTGGTAAAATACCATTAGAACTTTCTTTAACAGAGGTTACTCTGTTCTTGAAAAGATAAACAAAAATGTTTAAAGGAATTATAGTGTTAAAACTCATACTATTCACCAGTAACCTAATGGCCACAGATGAATTGTGAAACCTATTAGGCAGTTACTAAATTATTGTCAAGGCCAGTCAATACTGGCAACCGTTTCTGTCCGCTGTCCATATTAGGTTTGTTTATTACCCTTTAAATTAATGTAAAATAAAAATAAGATCATTTGAAACGCGCAAATTCTATGCCTTATCAATAAGTAGTGTCAAGCTGTTTTGTTTAAGTACTTGTCTGGTATCTGAACAAGTTAACATTATAAGCAATAACTGCTCACTTTTTCATAAAGATACGTTTACCACTTCATGGTAAACATACCAATACCACTAAAGCATTGATAAAGTTTATTGGTGCCCTCATATAGTATAAATACTCTTCAAGATTAGGATGTTAATTATGAGCAAATTATTTTCTCCCATTCAAATTGGACAAAAAAGCTTCGAGAATCGCATCGTTATCCCTCCTATGTGCCAGTATTCTGCTATCGACGGTAAGGCAACCGATTGGCATACAATGCATTATGGTTCACTCGCACAATCTGGAGCCGCCTTATTAATATTTGAAGCCACGGCGATTTGTCCAGAAGGTAGACTTTCTCCCTATGATTTAGGATTGTGGGATGATGAAACGGCCAAATCCATGACAACACTGGTTGAATCCATCAAAAAATATTCAGCTATGCCGTTAGGTATTCAACTGGTTCATGCAGGTCGAAAAGCATCCATGCCTGAACCATGGAAAGAGAACCAATATATTCCTGCATCACAAGGAGGATGGAAGACTTTTGCCCCATCCACTATTGCTTATGATAACCATCATGACACGCCGAAAGAACTTAGTACTGATGAAATTCAAATCATTATTAAGCAATTTATTGAAGCGGCCAAACGTGCTGATCAAGCAGGATTTGACGTCATCGAAATACATGGTGCCCATGGTTATCTAGTGCATCAATTCTTATCCCCTCTTAGTAATCAGCGTACCGATCAATATGGAGGCTCTTTAGAAAATAGAATGCGTTTTGCTATAGAGATATTTAAAGGTATTCGTCAAGTCGTTTCTGCCGAAAAAGCTGTGGGGATTCGTATTTCTGCAACAGATTGGGTTGATGGCGGATGGGATTTAGAACAATCCATTATCCTCTCTAAAACACTTGAAGAGCTAGGCTGTGATTTTATTGATGTTTCTACAGGTGCTCTTGATGCACGGCAAAAAATCCCTACAGGGCCTAACTATCAAGTTCCTTTTTCGGAGGCAATTAAAGCACAGGTCAATATACCAACAATTACTGTTGGTTTGATCACTGAACCAGTACAAGCAGAGGCCATCATAAACACACAACAAGCCGACATGGTCGCTATTGGCCGTGGCATGCTTTATAACCCCCATTGGCCGTGGTTTGCTGCGGCAGAGTTAGGTGCCCAAGTAACCGTACCACCACAGTATTTACGCAGCCAGCCACATTTACAAAAACATCTATTCAAATAAAAAAAAGGCAGATATTTCTGCCTTTTTAATTCATTATCTTTTTGGTCGTCGTTATAGCACGCTGTAAACCCAATGCTGAAAGCTCCAAATTAATAATACTTTTTATCACCTGAGGATCATCTTGTTTTAAAACCTCATCTAAAATCTCTTTTGCTTTTGCTAAGGTTATTTGGCGTAGCATTGATTTTACTTTAGGAATATTAGTTGAGCTCATCGATAATGAGTCAAATCCCATAGCCATCAATAATACAGCAATAACAGGGTCACCTGCCATCTCGCCACAAATACTGGCAGGTTTCCCTTCTGCATGACAATCTTTTACCGTTTTATATAAACTATGTAAAACAGCTGGATGATAATAATTGTACAAGTCAGCGACCCGTGCATTATTACGGTCAACTGCTAATAAATACTGAGTTAAATCGTTAGAACCGACCGAAACAAAATCAACTTCTTTTGCCAACGTTCTAGTTAAAAAGACAGCACTAGGTACTTCAATCATCACCCCAACAGGAGGCATGGGTACTTCTATCCCCTCTTCTTTTATTTCATACCAAGCACGGTTAATCATTCTTAAAGCATGCTCAACCTCCCCTATGGAGGAAATCATGGGTAATAAGATTTTGAGATTATCTAACCCTTCACTCGCTTTAAGCATCGCCCTGATTTGTAAAATAAAAATTTCTGGGTGGTCTAAGGTAACACGAATACCACGCCAACCTAAAAAGGGATTTTCTTCTTTGATCGGAAAATAAGGCAGTGATTTATCTCCGCCTACGTCTAACGTTCTCATCGTAACAGGGTTAGGGTGAAAAGCAGCCAACTGTTCTCGATAAATAGCCATTTGCTCTTTTTCACTCGGAAAACTACTGCTCATCATAAAAGGTACTTCTGTCCGATAAAGACCAATACCTTCTGCACCGCGTTGCTGAGCCTTGTCTACGTCTGCTTGTAACCCCGTATTAACCCATAAAGAAATACGGTGTCCATCTAGTGTTACACAGGGTAGGTCACGCAAAATACTTAGGCTCGCAAGGAGTTGTTTTTCCTCCTCGGCCATATTTTCATAATATTCACAGAGCTCATCCGTTGGATTAGTAATGACTTCTCCGAAAAAGCCATTCAAAGCAACTTTCAAACCATCCATCTTACGGTAAGGTAACTCAGCAACTCCCATCACTGCTGGAATTCCCATGGCACGGGACAGAATAGCTACATGGGAGTTACTTGATCCTAAAACCGACACAATACCTACCAGCTTACCCTCAGGAATTTCGCTTAGCATCGATGGACTGATTTCTTCACTGACTAAAATAGTTTTATCTGGATAGTCTGTATTTTCGTGGTCTTGCTTTTGTAACTGCGCAAGTAAACGCCGCCCTAAATCTTTGATATCTGCTGCACGTTCTTTTAAATAAGGGTCATCCATTGCCTCAAAGCGTTGTGTGTATTTAACAACGACCTCTCTTATCGCCCCTTGTGCCCATTGCCCGTCACGGATAGTTTTTTCAATATCACCTATTAACGCGACATCTTCAAGCATTAAAATATACGCATCAAAAAGAGCTAACTCGTCAGGACGTAACTGTTTCGCTAATTTAGTTGAGGTTTTTTGAATATTCTTTTTAACCGACTCAATTGCATCAGCAAATAAATCCAATTCGATTTGTATTTCTTTCGTTTTGCGATCAGGTACAGCATCTAAGTCAGCGGGTGGCAACACGACCACAGCCTGCCCAACAACAGCGCCTGGAGCTCCTACAACCCCAACAAAGCGAACTTCTTGCGGCGTTCTTTTGGAAGAAGACATGCTACCAGAAGCCTCAGCATGAGCAATAACTCCCGCTAACTGTGTCCCCATCGTTACAATAAAAGAAACTTCTTCTTCACTGAACTCACGACGTTCTCGCTGCTGAACAACAAGTACCCCCAAAACTTCACCGTTATGTATAATGGGTGTTCCTAAAAAAGAAGAATAACGTTCTTCTCCCGTTTCTGCAAAATAACGATATTGAGGGTGATCAGAGGCATTGGATAAGTTTAATGGTTCTTGACGTGTTCCCACTAAACCAATTAACCCCTCATCACTATCCAAAGATACTTTTCCTATTGCACGCTTATTTAAACCCTCCGTAGCCATCAAGACGTATCTGCCTGTTTCTTCATCATGTAGATAAACAGAGCAAACTTGCACCGACATCTTTTCTTTAATGCGCAACACAATAATGCCTAGTGCCGCTTTTAAATCTTTGGCACTATTAACTTCCTGAACAATTTTACGTAGCGCTTCAAGCATAATAGAGTGATACTCCGCTTTACTTAATTATTTGAGGGGCTCTTAAGATCAACTCTTTCATTGCTTTACGATATACCTCTCGTTTAAAATTAACCACCTGCTGCAAAGGATACCAGTAACTAACCCATTGCCAGCTATCAAACTCTGGTTTTTCACTATTAGTTAGACAGACTTTACTATCATCGGTTAATAACTTTAATAAAAACCATTTTTGTTTTTGTCCTATACAACGAGGCTGTGTTTTTGAACGAATTAACCATTCAGGTAAGCGATAACGTAGCCACCCACCCGTACAAGCCAGAACTTGAACATCTTGCTTACACAACCCTACTTCTTCATACAGCTCACGGTAAAGTGCATCCTCAGGCTGCTCACCTATCTGGATACCTCCCTGAGGAAATTGCCATGCATCTTGATGAATACGTTTGGCCCACAAAACTTGACCTTGGTTGTTAGTAAGAATGAGTCCAACATTCAGGCGAAAACCATCTGAATCTATCATTCCAACAATCTCCAAAAATTATTACTGCCATTGTTCCACAAAATGACATTATTCAAAAGCAGATAATGATAAAGATCGACAAATTTATATATAAAAATATTAATGTTTACTACAATCTAGAATAAATATACTCAAAAATTATAAA
Coding sequences within it:
- the mgtA gene encoding magnesium-translocating P-type ATPase, which produces MTVAVNKEHVKNQDMRKSNQQHLPVVEEAKNTLEKTLDNLNTSREGLNILEVEDRLLQHGANEVAHDKAPPAFIQLLMAFNNPFIYVLMALSAINFYTDFWLPYRSGEETDLTGVIIVVTMVVLSGLMRFWQEYRSNKAAEALKAMVKTTVTVLRRNKAGENPKLEEVDMRNIVVGDIVQLSAGDMIPADVRLIDSRDLFISQAVLTGESIPVEKYDTLGNVKEKTAGAVAVAAGDYDILDLPNMCFMGTNVVSGTATAVVVATGANTYFGSLAKSIVGSRSQTAFDRGVNSVSWLLIRFMLIMVPIVFFINGFTKGDWTEALMFALAVAVGLTPEMLPMIVSANLAKGAVAMSRRKVVVKRLNAIQNFGAMDILCTDKTGTLTQDKIILERHVDINGAKRDELLQLAWLNSHHQSGVKNLMDKAIVRFAKKNPEFKKPKEWQKVDELPFDFIRRRLSVIVKNQENKLLVCKGAVEEMLSVSSHVRENGQLLPLTDERRQHLLTLADEYNNDGFRVLVLGTRVLPEDDNRHQYGVADESDLVVEGFLTFLDPPKDSASSAITALRDNGVGVKVLTGDNPIITSKICREVGIEVGEPLLGKDIEQFDESMLRQKVEEHTIFAKLTPLQKSRVLKALQANGHTVGFLGDGINDAPALRDADVGISVDSATDIAKESADIILLEKSLMVLEEGVIKGRETFGNIMKYLNMTASSNFGNVFSVLVASAFLPFLPMLAIHLLIQNLMYDISQLALPWDKMDKEFLRKPRKWDAKNIGRFMVWIGPTSSIFDITTFALMWYVFAANTPELQSLFQSGWFIEGLLSQTLVVHMLRTQKIPFIQSTAALPVMLMTFLIMAIGIYIPFSPLGAAVGLQPLPWEYFPWLVGTLLCYCFVAQGMKMFYIRRFGQWF
- a CDS encoding NADH:flavin oxidoreductase/NADH oxidase, with the translated sequence MSKLFSPIQIGQKSFENRIVIPPMCQYSAIDGKATDWHTMHYGSLAQSGAALLIFEATAICPEGRLSPYDLGLWDDETAKSMTTLVESIKKYSAMPLGIQLVHAGRKASMPEPWKENQYIPASQGGWKTFAPSTIAYDNHHDTPKELSTDEIQIIIKQFIEAAKRADQAGFDVIEIHGAHGYLVHQFLSPLSNQRTDQYGGSLENRMRFAIEIFKGIRQVVSAEKAVGIRISATDWVDGGWDLEQSIILSKTLEELGCDFIDVSTGALDARQKIPTGPNYQVPFSEAIKAQVNIPTITVGLITEPVQAEAIINTQQADMVAIGRGMLYNPHWPWFAAAELGAQVTVPPQYLRSQPHLQKHLFK
- the ptsP gene encoding phosphoenolpyruvate--protein phosphotransferase; translated protein: MLEALRKIVQEVNSAKDLKAALGIIVLRIKEKMSVQVCSVYLHDEETGRYVLMATEGLNKRAIGKVSLDSDEGLIGLVGTRQEPLNLSNASDHPQYRYFAETGEERYSSFLGTPIIHNGEVLGVLVVQQRERREFSEEEVSFIVTMGTQLAGVIAHAEASGSMSSSKRTPQEVRFVGVVGAPGAVVGQAVVVLPPADLDAVPDRKTKEIQIELDLFADAIESVKKNIQKTSTKLAKQLRPDELALFDAYILMLEDVALIGDIEKTIRDGQWAQGAIREVVVKYTQRFEAMDDPYLKERAADIKDLGRRLLAQLQKQDHENTDYPDKTILVSEEISPSMLSEIPEGKLVGIVSVLGSSNSHVAILSRAMGIPAVMGVAELPYRKMDGLKVALNGFFGEVITNPTDELCEYYENMAEEEKQLLASLSILRDLPCVTLDGHRISLWVNTGLQADVDKAQQRGAEGIGLYRTEVPFMMSSSFPSEKEQMAIYREQLAAFHPNPVTMRTLDVGGDKSLPYFPIKEENPFLGWRGIRVTLDHPEIFILQIRAMLKASEGLDNLKILLPMISSIGEVEHALRMINRAWYEIKEEGIEVPMPPVGVMIEVPSAVFLTRTLAKEVDFVSVGSNDLTQYLLAVDRNNARVADLYNYYHPAVLHSLYKTVKDCHAEGKPASICGEMAGDPVIAVLLMAMGFDSLSMSSTNIPKVKSMLRQITLAKAKEILDEVLKQDDPQVIKSIINLELSALGLQRAITTTKKIMN
- the rppH gene encoding RNA pyrophosphohydrolase — translated: MIDSDGFRLNVGLILTNNQGQVLWAKRIHQDAWQFPQGGIQIGEQPEDALYRELYEEVGLCKQDVQVLACTGGWLRYRLPEWLIRSKTQPRCIGQKQKWFLLKLLTDDSKVCLTNSEKPEFDSWQWVSYWYPLQQVVNFKREVYRKAMKELILRAPQIIK